A genomic segment from Pseudoduganella chitinolytica encodes:
- a CDS encoding glycosyltransferase, which yields MRIVIDLQGAQSESRFRGIGRYSLALALGVARNAGDHEVWLVLNAGLGDAIADLRRTFAGLVSPERIRVFDIAGACAEIEPANSACARTSEALREYFIEQMAPDAVLVTSLFEGFVDDSVVSVGTFANGARTAVVLYDLIPFLNPAAYLATDVQRAYYERKIASLRNAGLLLAISDYSREEALQALELAPERVVAISTAVDDTFAPGAPDAQRLAALRQRCGMHGEFVMYAPGGFDSRKNIDGLISAYARLPVPLRERYQLVVASKLPDSDRRLLEEHAQRAGIAADRLVLTGYVSDAELVDLYRACALFVFPSKHEGFGLPALEAMACGAIVIGSSATSVPEVIGCADALFDPHDVDAIATRIAEVLQDPERQRMLREHGARQARAFSWDHTAVKAIRALEAHHAARVPVPALPGKRRIAFVSPLPPERTGVADYAVRILPTLLPYFDVELVAHQERTTLPPELAHLPLRDVAWLRAHGRELDHIVYQFGNSPFHSHMVPLLRDLPGVVVLHDFFLSSMLSYEQMTGAMPGVWSRALFQSHGYGALATIGTQAGWERGKDDYPSNLEILQDASHVIVHSDYARTLARQWYGPEAGRDWSPAQLPRALPAVHDRQAARAALGIPADAFVVCNFGFVAPTKHCMALLQAWLASSLHADERCELVFVGANHGGDYGQQMSDAIRAAGSGRRIRISGWTSDEDYFRYLQAADVGVQLRTSSRGETSGTVLDCLIYGLPTVINANGAMAEFPSDAVWMLPDLFAQPELVEALETLHGDAGRRAALRQAALALMAVRNSPERCGRMYKEALDREWQARAVSRPALLERLVGDDPDDGTLQQLARCVSRAADPLQPRQLLVDVSNIVRSDLKTGIERVVRNQLLELLQLPAHGLRVEPVYLSQEGGYTHYRYARAYGAALLGIAAMPDGDRPVDVQAGDAFYCADHAPRLVMDAAAAGVYANWRARGAQVNFLVHDLLPVLRPEFFPAGTDTSHGAYLDCIAAQADRLICISAAVAAELRDWLNQRIGAALPALAVLHHGADLGQPPVAGATRPPLLQQIADKPSFLMVGTIEPRKGHLQALEAFEQLWAAGLDVNLVIVGKEGWKPLPDSERRTIPRTVARLKDHPELGRRLLWLDGVDDATLQQVYLASACLLFPSEGEGFGLPLIEAASHGLPLLVRDLAVFREVAGEAAYYFSGTNGAALAGAVRGWLALHTEQRHPAPHGIRWMTWQDNARELLAIINRTEGTNG from the coding sequence GGTTCCGCGGCATCGGCCGCTACTCGCTCGCGCTCGCGCTTGGCGTGGCCCGCAATGCCGGCGACCATGAAGTCTGGCTGGTGCTCAATGCCGGCTTGGGCGACGCCATCGCCGACCTGCGCCGCACCTTTGCCGGCCTGGTGTCACCGGAGCGCATCCGCGTGTTCGACATCGCTGGCGCCTGCGCCGAGATCGAGCCTGCCAACAGCGCGTGCGCGCGCACCAGCGAGGCGCTGCGCGAGTATTTCATCGAACAGATGGCGCCGGACGCGGTCCTTGTCACCAGCCTGTTCGAAGGCTTCGTGGACGACAGCGTGGTGTCCGTCGGCACGTTCGCCAACGGGGCGCGCACGGCCGTGGTCCTGTACGACCTGATCCCGTTCCTCAACCCAGCCGCCTACCTGGCCACCGACGTGCAGCGCGCCTACTACGAGCGCAAGATCGCGTCGCTGAGAAATGCCGGCCTGTTGCTGGCGATTTCCGATTACTCGCGCGAGGAGGCATTGCAGGCGCTGGAGCTGGCGCCGGAGCGGGTCGTCGCGATCTCGACGGCCGTCGATGACACGTTCGCGCCGGGCGCCCCCGATGCGCAACGCCTGGCCGCCCTGCGCCAGCGTTGCGGCATGCACGGCGAATTCGTCATGTATGCGCCGGGCGGCTTCGACAGCCGCAAGAACATCGATGGCCTGATCAGCGCCTATGCGCGGCTGCCGGTGCCGCTGCGCGAGCGCTACCAGCTGGTTGTCGCCAGCAAGCTGCCCGACAGCGACCGCCGCCTGCTGGAGGAGCACGCACAGCGCGCCGGCATCGCGGCGGACCGCCTGGTGCTGACCGGTTACGTGTCCGATGCGGAGCTGGTCGACCTGTACCGCGCCTGCGCGCTGTTCGTGTTCCCGTCCAAGCATGAGGGCTTCGGCCTGCCGGCGCTCGAGGCGATGGCATGCGGCGCGATCGTCATCGGCTCCTCGGCCACCAGCGTGCCCGAGGTGATTGGCTGCGCCGACGCGCTGTTCGATCCGCACGACGTGGACGCCATTGCCACGCGCATCGCCGAGGTGCTGCAGGACCCCGAGCGCCAGCGCATGCTGCGCGAACACGGCGCGCGCCAGGCCCGGGCTTTCAGCTGGGACCACACGGCAGTCAAGGCCATTCGCGCGCTCGAGGCGCACCACGCGGCGCGCGTGCCGGTGCCGGCATTGCCGGGCAAACGCAGGATCGCCTTCGTCTCGCCATTGCCGCCCGAACGCACCGGCGTGGCCGATTACGCCGTGCGCATCCTGCCCACGCTGCTGCCGTATTTCGACGTCGAACTGGTGGCGCACCAGGAGCGCACGACCTTGCCGCCCGAGCTGGCCCACTTGCCGTTGCGCGACGTGGCCTGGCTCCGCGCTCACGGCCGGGAGCTGGACCACATCGTCTACCAGTTCGGCAACAGCCCGTTCCACAGCCATATGGTGCCGCTGCTGCGCGATTTGCCCGGCGTGGTCGTACTGCACGATTTCTTCCTTTCGTCGATGCTGTCGTATGAGCAGATGACGGGAGCGATGCCGGGCGTATGGTCGCGCGCGCTGTTCCAGTCGCACGGCTACGGCGCGCTGGCGACGATCGGCACGCAAGCTGGCTGGGAGCGCGGCAAGGACGACTACCCGAGCAACCTGGAGATATTGCAGGACGCCAGCCACGTGATCGTGCACTCGGACTACGCGCGCACGCTCGCGCGCCAGTGGTATGGCCCGGAAGCGGGCCGTGACTGGAGCCCGGCCCAGTTGCCGCGCGCCCTGCCCGCCGTACACGACCGCCAGGCCGCGCGCGCGGCGCTGGGCATCCCGGCCGATGCCTTTGTCGTCTGTAATTTCGGCTTCGTGGCGCCGACCAAGCACTGCATGGCGCTGCTGCAGGCCTGGCTGGCCTCCAGTCTGCATGCCGACGAGCGCTGCGAGCTGGTGTTCGTGGGCGCGAACCACGGCGGCGACTATGGCCAGCAGATGAGCGACGCGATCCGCGCGGCCGGCAGCGGCCGCCGCATCCGCATCTCGGGGTGGACCTCGGACGAGGATTATTTCCGCTACCTGCAGGCCGCCGACGTGGGAGTGCAACTGCGCACCAGTTCACGCGGCGAGACCTCCGGCACGGTGCTGGACTGCCTGATCTACGGGCTGCCGACCGTCATCAACGCGAACGGCGCGATGGCCGAATTCCCGTCCGACGCCGTGTGGATGCTGCCCGACCTGTTCGCCCAGCCGGAACTGGTGGAAGCGCTTGAAACGCTGCACGGCGATGCCGGCCGCCGGGCCGCGCTGCGCCAGGCGGCGTTGGCCCTGATGGCCGTGCGCAACAGCCCGGAACGCTGCGGCCGCATGTACAAGGAGGCCCTGGACCGTGAATGGCAGGCCCGCGCCGTATCGCGCCCTGCCTTGCTCGAGCGCCTGGTGGGCGACGATCCGGACGACGGCACGTTGCAGCAACTGGCCCGTTGCGTCAGCCGCGCTGCCGATCCGCTGCAGCCGCGCCAGCTGCTGGTCGACGTCAGCAACATCGTCCGCAGCGACCTGAAGACGGGCATCGAGCGCGTCGTGCGCAACCAACTGCTCGAGCTGTTGCAGCTGCCGGCGCACGGCCTGCGCGTCGAACCTGTCTACTTGAGCCAGGAAGGCGGCTACACGCACTACCGTTACGCACGCGCCTATGGCGCCGCGCTGCTCGGCATCGCGGCCATGCCGGATGGCGACCGCCCGGTCGACGTCCAGGCCGGCGACGCGTTCTATTGCGCCGACCATGCGCCGCGGCTCGTGATGGACGCGGCGGCCGCCGGCGTGTATGCCAACTGGCGCGCCCGCGGCGCCCAGGTCAACTTCCTGGTGCACGACCTGCTGCCCGTGCTGCGGCCCGAGTTCTTCCCGGCGGGCACCGACACGTCGCACGGCGCCTACCTCGATTGCATCGCCGCGCAGGCGGACCGCCTGATCTGCATCTCGGCCGCCGTGGCCGCGGAGCTGCGCGACTGGCTGAACCAGCGCATCGGCGCCGCCCTGCCCGCACTGGCCGTGCTGCACCATGGGGCCGACCTGGGCCAGCCGCCGGTCGCTGGCGCTACCCGGCCGCCGTTGCTGCAGCAGATCGCGGACAAGCCCAGCTTCCTGATGGTCGGCACGATCGAACCGCGCAAGGGCCACCTGCAGGCGCTGGAAGCGTTCGAGCAGCTGTGGGCGGCGGGCCTCGACGTCAACCTCGTCATCGTCGGCAAGGAAGGCTGGAAGCCGCTGCCGGACAGCGAACGCCGCACGATCCCCCGCACCGTCGCGCGCCTGAAGGACCACCCGGAACTGGGCCGCCGGCTGCTGTGGCTGGACGGCGTCGACGACGCCACGCTCCAGCAAGTCTATCTGGCCAGCGCCTGCCTGCTGTTCCCCAGCGAGGGCGAGGGCTTCGGCCTCCCGCTCATCGAGGCGGCCAGCCACGGCCTGCCGCTGCTGGTACGGGACCTGGCCGTGTTCCGCGAAGTCGCGGGCGAAGCCGCTTACTACTTCAGCGGTACCAACGGCGCCGCGCTGGCCGGTGCGGTGCGCGGCTGG